GAACTATGTAAAGGTATGTAAATGGGAGCATCCCGTTTTGGCAAATTGCCTCCAGAATAGAATTCTGAGGCTACACAAACGCTCGTTCGCAAGACAAGGACTTTATATTAAGTCACGCTATTAAATAGCGTTAAAACGTAGTAAATCAGGGTCAATTGTAGTAAAACTGTATTCATAGCCATCAGATTGATGAATTAGTTTGACGTATTGTCGATCTACGGCAATACGATGACCGCTAATTAAGACTTCCACTCCTTTTTGAGTTGGAGTTTTCACTCTGGCACGATAAATTCCCGCTTTGATATGCTTGCGATCTTTCAGTAAATTGAAAATCACATAATCACCTGTCGTCGCATGAGTGTATTTCTGATTTTTACTGACTAACTTGACTTCTTTTTTACCAGTAACGAGATTTTTCTTGATCCTAGCAATTGCCGGAAAGCCTTTAGCATTAACTCTTTGTACTTGCCTTGTGCCATGTCCAGTACAAGTAACACGTAATGGTTGGCAGATTCGCAATTTCACAATTTGGTCAGTTCCCACACAAGCACTATCAATCCAATGAGCTTTTGGCAATCCGCTTTTAATGCGAATCATTTTAGTAGATGCACCATCTCCACTAATTACGGGTAACTCAAATTTATGAGTCATCTCAAATATGGCTTTACGAGTTGAGTTAACAGCAGATGCATCACTTAATGACTTTTTTTGGTGTGATTTAATTTTTTTGAGAGTTTCGCCTTTGTTTTGCAGAAATTGCTCTACTGGTTTATTCCCCTTTTTTTGGTTACATGAGTCACAAGATAGGGTTAAATTAGAAAAGCGATCGCTACCTCCCTTACTTCGTGCATTAATGTGTTCTATTTGCAGGGGTACATCTGTCTTACCGCAATAAACACATTCTCTACCCCAGTGTTCTAGGAGTGCTTCACGTAGGGTGTAACCGAAAAGTGTACCTTGCTGATATTCAATACCTTCTATATCAGCTGTCTCCAATTTTTGCAGATCGAATTTCACAGATTCTATGGCAATGGATTTAATTGGTGCTACTTTCAGTAATCGTTTAATCCATGTCTCAGTGGTTAACAACCGATGTCGTAAACTAGGTGGTAGCCAACCATCTGGCTTTTTCCGATCGAATCTCTTTTGACGATAGCGAAGTCTTCTGGATCTTCTAGAACGACGAACACCTGCTCTTTTAATCAATTCCATTCTTATGGCTAATCCTCGGTGTTCTAATTCCATTGCCCATATAACCTCATTCTTAATTAAATCCACTAGAGAAACTCCCGAAAATCGGCTTCCGGGATCGATCCTCAGTTCTAAATATGGTTCTACATTTTCATCAATTTCCTTATCTAAAACTAGAGTAAATGGAAATAGCTTGAGTTTTTTAGCTTTGCCCTGTGTTTGAAGAATTCTAGCTCTAGCTGGTGTTGTTGGTTTTAGGATTTTTCCATTTTTACTCTCGACGAATACAGAATTGGTAATCATTTGATTAGCTCCCAAATGGGGTATAGTTTGCCTCAACACTGCTTTTAAACTTCACGGGTAAGGTTCGGTGTTGCACTATCGCAAAGTAGCCATGTTCCTTCCTCGACGCTTGAGACTGGCAAATCTCATTAAGTCATAATTTAAAAGCGGACTTAAACCTTTGCAGGTAATACAGAATAAACAGTTCTGTACTGAGTTATGGTGAAGTCAGTTAACCGAATTACTCGGTTTCACTACGAATTGCTCCGTTTTGCGGACTTCTCTAGCATATCTTCCTAAAAGTGCGATCGCCGGACTGCGGAATACAGTCATTGCCATAGCCCATGCGATCGTCACTGATAGCAAAATAATACGTGTGACATCAGAAGGAGGAAAAAAAACTGTCAAAGTTGGAATCGCAATAAAAAATGCTGATGAGAGAATCACACCAACTGAAATGAAGGGAAAACTCCTTCCTATTCGATGCTTAGCTTTATCGGAAAGCGCACCAAATAGTGGTTCCATCACCACTGCTAAGGCATTCTCCACAATCAGCACCCATACTGCCAAAGATGCAGGAAAACCAAACCCAGCCAACAGTCGTGGCAAGTACAAAGCATAAATCAGCCAACTTAGGGTAATTGCTCCCTGTACTCCTGCCAAACTGCAAACTTGCAACCATAAAATATGTGGTTGTGCTGAGGTTCCCGTATTTTTTTCCATGTTCTAAATCAAAAAGCTCACGCCAAGGCGCAAAGAGTGCTTGACGTCTTGGCGGTGTATTCTAATAACTCGGTATTGATGGGTCGATTTCTTTGCTCCAAGCAAGAATACCACCCTTTACGTTTGTCCCCTCAATCCCTGCTTCTTTGAGAATATTTAAGGCTTTTGTCGAACGCATACCCGATTTACAATGGGCAATCAATCGATGACCGTTCACTAATTCCCTTACCTTAGTAACTCCTTCACCGTTTTCAATCTCTGGTAACGGTATTAAAACAGAACCGGGAATTTTGGCTATTTCGTACTCGTGAGGATTGCGGACATCTAGCAACACAAAATCTTTTGCACCGCCATCTAGCAATTCCTTCAACTCTTGCACTGTCATTTCTGGGATTTCCATCTGCTGTTTCTCCTCTTGTGCTTTGGCTTGTGGGATACCGCAGAATTGCTCGTAGTCTATCAGCTTTTCAATCACTGGGCGAATTGGGTTGGGACGCAACTTCAATTCCCGAAACTTCATGTCTAAAGCATTGTACAGCAACAATCGCCCACTTAAAGTCGTCCCATTGCCGAGAATAATTTTGACAGTTTCCGTAGCTTGGATAACACCAATTATCCCTGGCAAAATTCCCAGTACGCCACCTTCTGCACACGAAGGAACCATTCCTGGTGGTGGTGGTTCTGGGTAAAGATCGCGGTAGTTTGGTCCACCCTCGTAGTTAAAGACTGTAGCTTGTCCTTCAAAACGGAAAATAGAACCGTAAACGTTGGGCTTATCTAACAATACGCAAGCATCATTGACCAAATACCGTGTTGGGAAGTTATCGGTACCATCTACCACAATATCGTAGGGTCTGATAATATCGAGAGCATTTTCCGAAGTCAGGCGAGTTTCATATAGATCCACCTGACAGTGGGGATTGATTTCTTGAATGCGATTTTTTGCTGACTCAATCTTGGGTTTTCCGACCCAAGACGTGCCGTGAATGACTTGGCGTTGTAGATTGGAGGTATCAACAACATCAAAATCAACAATACCGATGCGTCCGATCCCAGCGGCTGCTAAATACAATAGCAGTGGCGAACCCAAGCCGCCAGTACCGATACACAAAACACTAGCAGCTTTCAAGCGTTTTTGTCCTTCCATCCCCACTTCAGGCAAAATGAGGTGACGGGAGTACCTTTCGTATTCTTCTCTTGTTAGCTGGACTTCATCCAGATTGGGATTAAGCATAACAGTTTAATGAGGAAGCGCGGACTTATTATACTATCGAAAATTGTGTGGCATTGGGAGTGGTGAGTGAAGACTGGTGAATAAAACATTACAATTATTATTCCTTGGGACTCCCCGTGTTGATTGCTTCTTGTTGGAATTGATGGTCATCGTCCAATACCCAACTTTTTATGTCAGCAGCTTTGCCATTCATTACGGAGACAATAATATATGAGTATTCTTGCCAAGCTAGCTGGCGGTCCAATTCTGAAGGATTTGCTGGATTGTTGATGTGGGAGTGATAAATACCTATTATATTAAGGTTGCGATCGCGTGCATCTTTTTGGACTTGCAGCATCACTTGGGGTGCGATCGCGTATCTTCGTTGTTTAGTCGCTGTACTATCACATAAGGGGTCTGATGTCTCTGACCAAGTATTTTCTGTAGGTATGACTTCTAGCACTGTTTTGTTTTTGTCGGTTAGGGAACCTAACAGCAGCCCGCTGCACTCTTCTGGATAAGTGGTTTCGGCGTGGGAGTAGATGGTTTGGAGGTGTTCTGAGTTGAGATTCACGAGTAATTTTTAACCGCAGATGAACGCTGATGGACGCGGATGAATACAGAAATTATAGATTTTGAACGATGCGTTTAAATTCTACTTTTGGATTGCCAAAGTTGATTAATAGGCATATGTTAAGATTTGTAGCTTTTAGGTAGTTGAGGCATTGTGCAAAGTGGATTTCGTCTAGGGATTTTACGGCTTTTAGTTCGACTAACACACGTTTTTCTACCAATAAGTCGGCTACGAATCTCCCGACAACTACGCCCTTATATTGCACCTCAATCTCATACTGTTGTTCAACGAACAACCCAGCTTGTCGTAACTCATAAGTCAACGCATTCTCATAAACCTTTTCCAGAAACCCACATCCCAAACCTCTCCCAACCGTAAAAGAACAACCAATAATCCGTTCTGTAATCTCATTCAATTCCCATCTGCGTCCGTCTGCGTTCATCTGCGGTTCCTTATTCTCACCATTTATATCCCACCACTATGACACCAATTATCAAATAGCAGTTTTAGTACTTACACCCAATTAAGTATGAAAAATAACTATTAATTTGAGAGAAAAGAGGAGCTATACTTAAAAAGACCAAGCTCCTCCTCAATAATTCTACGTTGTAATAGACACTTTACCAGTATCAATATCGTAATAAGCACTTACAATTTGTAGTTTTCCTTTCTGAATAAGGTTAGCCAAAATCGTCGAGCGACTTTGTAATTTTTCTGCCTGATATTTGATATTAGCTGCGATCGCATTTTCCCGAACATCACCTTTACTTAGCCTAACTCTCGCGACAGCTGGTCTGATCCCCTCGACAATAAAGCTAATCCTACCTGGAGCTGGCTTCTCTTGTAGTGCTTCTATAACAGCACCGCATTTTTTATGTCCCAACACGACTATGAGTTGGGAACCCAAAACTGATGTGGCATATTCTAAACTTCCTATAGCTATATCACTAGCGACATTCCCTGCAACACGCACAACAAAAAGATTACCAAGCCCTTGGTCAAAGATAATTTCTGCCGGTACCCTAGAATCTGCACAACCTAATACGGATGCAAAAGGATACTGACCTTTTGCCAGCAATTGCACGCGTTTCAGTGATTGGTCGGGATATTTACGCTTTTGATCTACAAATCGTTGGTTCCCTTCCAGCAATCGTTTTAAAGCTTCTGTAGAAGTCACTGGACGGGGATTTACTGGATTTGCATCTGCACCCTCTGCTTGTAGTATAGAATTTGGTCGTTGATACCAAAGTAAGCCACCAGCTGTGGCAAAGCCAGCTGCACCCAGCAAAAAATTACGACGCCCTACAAATCCATTAATTCGACTCATCAATCTTTCTCGGTAAATGAATCCAACCCACAACAGCTTGGTTGTTGGCTGGAACATACCAAACTCTCGGAGGGTGCGAGAGTTAGCATCTACACGGTTTAAGAGTTATTTAACTTTGGCGTAGCTTCAGACTCCGCATGGTTAATACTGAAAGTATGCTTTTTTTGAGTTTGTTCCTCTTGAATACTTTTTTCATCCCGTTGAGTAAACTCAGGATTGAGTCACCAGAGCAAAGTTGGTCGGATTCCCTGTTTGACTGGGCTTTCATTCCATCCGCCCAAACACTTCAAATCTACACAAGTTATGCACTTGTTCAGGTCAATAAATGGACTGGTAAATATTTCTACCTCAATAACCCCTGTGGTATCTCGAAAAACTGCCCATTGCTGACAATTCGCTTGAATTTCGTCTTTTATCTGTTGTCCTAAGCGCTCGTAGTAAACAATTACACTCACCCACCTAGAAAAACCTTGTTGCATCACGTCCATCTCCGACTCCCGCAACATAGCCTGAAT
This genomic interval from Scytonema hofmannii PCC 7110 contains the following:
- the moeB gene encoding molybdopterin-synthase adenylyltransferase MoeB, whose product is MLNPNLDEVQLTREEYERYSRHLILPEVGMEGQKRLKAASVLCIGTGGLGSPLLLYLAAAGIGRIGIVDFDVVDTSNLQRQVIHGTSWVGKPKIESAKNRIQEINPHCQVDLYETRLTSENALDIIRPYDIVVDGTDNFPTRYLVNDACVLLDKPNVYGSIFRFEGQATVFNYEGGPNYRDLYPEPPPPGMVPSCAEGGVLGILPGIIGVIQATETVKIILGNGTTLSGRLLLYNALDMKFRELKLRPNPIRPVIEKLIDYEQFCGIPQAKAQEEKQQMEIPEMTVQELKELLDGGAKDFVLLDVRNPHEYEIAKIPGSVLIPLPEIENGEGVTKVRELVNGHRLIAHCKSGMRSTKALNILKEAGIEGTNVKGGILAWSKEIDPSIPSY
- a CDS encoding MFS transporter; its protein translation is MEKNTGTSAQPHILWLQVCSLAGVQGAITLSWLIYALYLPRLLAGFGFPASLAVWVLIVENALAVVMEPLFGALSDKAKHRIGRSFPFISVGVILSSAFFIAIPTLTVFFPPSDVTRIILLSVTIAWAMAMTVFRSPAIALLGRYAREVRKTEQFVVKPSNSVN
- a CDS encoding Mov34/MPN/PAD-1 family protein; its protein translation is MNLNSEHLQTIYSHAETTYPEECSGLLLGSLTDKNKTVLEVIPTENTWSETSDPLCDSTATKQRRYAIAPQVMLQVQKDARDRNLNIIGIYHSHINNPANPSELDRQLAWQEYSYIIVSVMNGKAADIKSWVLDDDHQFQQEAINTGSPKE
- a CDS encoding carbonic anhydrase, which produces MSRINGFVGRRNFLLGAAGFATAGGLLWYQRPNSILQAEGADANPVNPRPVTSTEALKRLLEGNQRFVDQKRKYPDQSLKRVQLLAKGQYPFASVLGCADSRVPAEIIFDQGLGNLFVVRVAGNVASDIAIGSLEYATSVLGSQLIVVLGHKKCGAVIEALQEKPAPGRISFIVEGIRPAVARVRLSKGDVRENAIAANIKYQAEKLQSRSTILANLIQKGKLQIVSAYYDIDTGKVSITT
- the iscB gene encoding RNA-guided endonuclease IscB; translation: MITNSVFVESKNGKILKPTTPARARILQTQGKAKKLKLFPFTLVLDKEIDENVEPYLELRIDPGSRFSGVSLVDLIKNEVIWAMELEHRGLAIRMELIKRAGVRRSRRSRRLRYRQKRFDRKKPDGWLPPSLRHRLLTTETWIKRLLKVAPIKSIAIESVKFDLQKLETADIEGIEYQQGTLFGYTLREALLEHWGRECVYCGKTDVPLQIEHINARSKGGSDRFSNLTLSCDSCNQKKGNKPVEQFLQNKGETLKKIKSHQKKSLSDASAVNSTRKAIFEMTHKFELPVISGDGASTKMIRIKSGLPKAHWIDSACVGTDQIVKLRICQPLRVTCTGHGTRQVQRVNAKGFPAIARIKKNLVTGKKEVKLVSKNQKYTHATTGDYVIFNLLKDRKHIKAGIYRARVKTPTQKGVEVLISGHRIAVDRQYVKLIHQSDGYEYSFTTIDPDLLRFNAI
- a CDS encoding GxxExxY protein — its product is MNADGRRWELNEITERIIGCSFTVGRGLGCGFLEKVYENALTYELRQAGLFVEQQYEIEVQYKGVVVGRFVADLLVEKRVLVELKAVKSLDEIHFAQCLNYLKATNLNICLLINFGNPKVEFKRIVQNL